The following is a genomic window from Chloracidobacterium sp..
GCCAAACCTCAAAAACCCGAACGTAAACGGATCATATAGACTTATCAGCTGTTGTACGCCTGAATCGGAACTGCGGATCGAGTTGTATCGAGCGCCGGAAGTGCTTCTTGGCAAGGTCATCCATACCGACATTCTGGAGCCGAAGGCCAAGCATCCAGTGGAAGTAAGGATCGTCGGGAATGACCCTCTCCGCGGCGCGTTCATTGGCCAAAGCCGTCTGCATATCGCCGAATGATTCCGAAGCTCCTGTCAGCATAAGCCTTGCAAGTACTGAGCGCGGATCGTCATTTACGGCGGCTGCCCACTCCTGCAAACCTTCCTTTTGCCGTCCGAGCAGCCAAAGCGACTCACCCTTTTCGACGCGCGCGAGCACCAGATCGGGGCGTTCGGCGATAGCACTGTCGAGATCGGCCAGCGCTTCGTCGTAGCGTCCGAGGCGATTAAGTATCGAGCCGCGATAATAAAGCGATAACGCCTTCGCACGCCCTGATACGCGGGTTGCCGCGTAACCCAACAGCTCGACCGCACGTTCCGTATTGCCGCTTAAATATTCGAGCCATGCGCGCTTTGTCAGCGATTCATCGTTCACGAACAACGCCGCGGCCGCGGCACGGTCAAAACGCTGCTTGCCTTTCGTGATATTCTCGCGGTCAAGCGGTGTAAGCCACTGAGCAGGGTCAGCTTGGGCAAGAACGAGTTCATCCGGGACAGTGATCTTTTCAAATGCGCCGGCTCCCGTGCGCTCATTAAAGTGAACCCAGCCACTGTGAATGTTAAGGCCGATCCACGACACCGCAAAGATCAGAAACACGAAACCCGCGATCTTAAATTTACCGGCTGACCTAAGGCTAAAGCGATAGAATGACATATCGGGAAATTCGATCAGACGGAGAAGCGTCAGCGTCAGATAAACCGTAACCAACGCGGTTCCGACTGCCATGAACATCGGAACCAAATGATATACATCCCAGACGGCAAGCAGACTCAGAATAAAGACGCAAACACCGAGGATCTCTTCGGGCCAAGTTAGCGTATAGCTCTTATTCAGTGATTTGCGGCCCTTAATAGCAATGGTCGGCTTTCCGAAACCGAAATAGAGAGCATCCTGGGGGCAAACGTCCACGCAATCCATCGCTCGGTGACAATTCGGATCGACCACCATGCCGAACTGATCGACCTCAGTATGAACACGAACGTGCGATGTGCAAACCGCAGTACAAAGCCCGCACTGGTCGCACGCCGGCGTTACGCGGATCTTCATCGGCGAAAGCGTGTCCGCAAGCCGGTAAACGCCGCCGTAGGGACAGGCGTACGCACAGAAACCTTTTGATCCGAGGAACCAAACGGTCATAAATCCGCAGATGAACAAGAAGGGAATTGCCACGCCGACAGGCGGAAATGATGCCCAAAATTCGGTCGTCATCAGTTGGTTCGAGAATTCAGGGATCAAACGCTCGGTCGGCGGCTTTGTAAAAAATCGTACGGCCAGCGGCCATACGAACATATAGAACGCCACCAAGAACGGAACGTATATGAGGAGACGCGAACGGAACGGCTTCGGCTTCATTCCGATCTTGGAAAGAAGCCATCCGCAAAAGTCCTGCAGCGCCACCATGTGACACGCCCAGCCGCAGAAGAAGCGGCC
Proteins encoded in this region:
- a CDS encoding 4Fe-4S binding protein, coding for MQAIKKPVSKKGGVPRTRVSRWRAAALITVNVLIVAHIIQWRLTGYTVSPVEPAEAMYTLQRGAINAGVIFFSLAILTTLVLGRFFCGWACHMVALQDFCGWLLSKIGMKPKPFRSRLLIYVPFLVAFYMFVWPLAVRFFTKPPTERLIPEFSNQLMTTEFWASFPPVGVAIPFLFICGFMTVWFLGSKGFCAYACPYGGVYRLADTLSPMKIRVTPACDQCGLCTAVCTSHVRVHTEVDQFGMVVDPNCHRAMDCVDVCPQDALYFGFGKPTIAIKGRKSLNKSYTLTWPEEILGVCVFILSLLAVWDVYHLVPMFMAVGTALVTVYLTLTLLRLIEFPDMSFYRFSLRSAGKFKIAGFVFLIFAVSWIGLNIHSGWVHFNERTGAGAFEKITVPDELVLAQADPAQWLTPLDRENITKGKQRFDRAAAAALFVNDESLTKRAWLEYLSGNTERAVELLGYAATRVSGRAKALSLYYRGSILNRLGRYDEALADLDSAIAERPDLVLARVEKGESLWLLGRQKEGLQEWAAAVNDDPRSVLARLMLTGASESFGDMQTALANERAAERVIPDDPYFHWMLGLRLQNVGMDDLAKKHFRRSIQLDPQFRFRRTTADKSI